Proteins from a genomic interval of Amycolatopsis sp. cg13:
- a CDS encoding DHA2 family efflux MFS transporter permease subunit: MSAPANPAAPDAGDKLDRGVLKVASVVVLGAIMAILDTTVVNVALQKLTIQFTTSFDTIQWVATGYMLALATVIPVTGWASDRFGTKRLYLLAIGTFLVGSMLAGLAWNVESLIAFRVVQGLGGGMLMPAGMTILTRTAGPQRIGRVMSVLGVPMLLGPMCGPILGGWLVDSVSWRWIFYINVPIGLIAFLLALKLLPKDDPEPSGRFDFLGMLMVSPGLAALIFGVSRIPSTGTVTALEVWLPALAGLVLLVAFVLRASKVEHPLIDLKLFRNRSFSVAMITMAVFCIGFFGAMLLLPTYFVLVRGETALHAGLLLVPQSLGAVVSMPVAGRLADKIAPRKIVVPGLVLIVVGMIAFTQVTATTSYPLLLAALFVVGLGLGCTMMPITSAALQTLQSKDMAKASTATNILQQTAGAIGSAVMSIILAALLAGKFGVPTSQGQLVATAATMNPATHDAAAGLAGESFATTFLWGTVLLALCLVPAFFLPKKRVAPAAAEPGEVAPPVPMH; the protein is encoded by the coding sequence ATGTCCGCACCAGCGAATCCGGCCGCGCCGGATGCCGGTGACAAACTCGACCGGGGAGTGCTGAAGGTCGCTTCCGTGGTGGTGCTCGGCGCCATCATGGCGATCCTCGACACCACCGTGGTCAATGTCGCGCTTCAGAAGCTCACCATTCAGTTCACCACGTCCTTCGACACCATCCAGTGGGTCGCGACCGGCTACATGCTGGCGCTGGCGACGGTCATCCCGGTCACCGGATGGGCCTCCGACCGGTTCGGCACGAAACGGCTGTACCTGCTCGCGATCGGCACCTTCCTGGTCGGCTCGATGCTGGCCGGGCTCGCCTGGAACGTCGAATCGCTGATCGCGTTCCGCGTCGTCCAGGGCCTCGGCGGCGGCATGCTGATGCCCGCGGGCATGACGATCCTGACCCGTACGGCGGGCCCGCAGCGGATCGGCCGGGTGATGTCCGTGCTCGGCGTGCCGATGCTGCTCGGCCCGATGTGCGGCCCGATTCTGGGCGGCTGGCTGGTCGACTCGGTGAGCTGGCGCTGGATCTTCTACATCAACGTCCCGATCGGCCTGATCGCCTTCCTGCTCGCGCTGAAGCTGCTGCCGAAGGACGACCCGGAACCGTCCGGCCGCTTCGACTTCCTCGGCATGCTGATGGTGTCGCCGGGCCTCGCGGCGCTGATCTTCGGTGTTTCGCGGATCCCGTCGACCGGCACCGTCACCGCACTCGAGGTGTGGCTGCCCGCGCTGGCGGGGCTCGTGCTGCTGGTCGCGTTTGTTCTCCGCGCTAGCAAGGTGGAGCATCCGCTGATCGACCTGAAGCTGTTCCGCAACCGGTCGTTCTCGGTCGCGATGATCACGATGGCCGTGTTCTGCATCGGATTCTTCGGCGCGATGCTGTTGCTGCCCACGTATTTCGTGCTGGTGCGCGGCGAAACCGCGCTGCACGCCGGTCTGCTGCTGGTGCCGCAGAGCCTCGGCGCGGTGGTGTCGATGCCGGTCGCCGGACGGCTGGCGGACAAGATCGCGCCGCGCAAGATCGTGGTGCCCGGCCTGGTGCTGATCGTGGTCGGCATGATCGCGTTCACCCAGGTCACCGCGACCACGTCGTACCCGCTGCTGCTGGCCGCGCTGTTCGTCGTCGGGCTCGGCCTCGGCTGCACGATGATGCCGATCACCTCGGCCGCGCTGCAGACGCTGCAGTCCAAGGACATGGCGAAGGCCTCGACCGCGACGAACATCCTGCAGCAGACCGCGGGCGCGATCGGGTCCGCGGTGATGTCGATCATCCTGGCGGCGCTGCTCGCCGGAAAGTTCGGCGTCCCGACGAGCCAGGGTCAGCTGGTCGCCACCGCGGCGACGATGAACCCGGCCACCCACGACGCCGCGGCCGGCCTCGCGGGCGAGTCGTTCGCGACGACGTTCCTGTGGGGCACCGTCCTGCTGGCACTGTGCCTGGTGCCCGCATTCTTCCTGCCGAAGAAGCGCGTGGCTCCCGCAGCGGCGGAACCCGGCGAGGTCGCCCCGCCGGTGCCGATGCACTGA
- a CDS encoding acetyl-CoA C-acetyltransferase, with amino-acid sequence MPEAVIVSTARSPIGRAGKGSLVGMRPDDLAVQMVRAALDKVPQLDPADIDDLMLGCGLPGGESGFNMGRAVAVELGYDHLPGCTITRYCSSSLQTTRMALHAIKAGEGDVFISAGVEAVSRFAKGSSDSWPDTHNPLFADAEARTKATAESGADSWQDPRENGQLPDVYIAMGQTAENLARLKGITREEMDEFGVRSQNLAEKAIADGFWAKDITPVTLPDGTVVSKDDGPRAGVTIEGVSGLKPVFRPDGRITAGNCCPLNDGAAAVVIMSDTKARELGLTPLARVVSTGVTGLSPEIMGYGPVEASKQALSRAGLSISDIDLVEINEAFAAQVIPSYRDLGIDLDRLNVNGGAIAVGHPFGMTGARITSTLINSLQHHDKQFGLETMCVGGGQGMAMVLERLS; translated from the coding sequence ATGCCCGAAGCCGTCATCGTCTCCACCGCCCGCTCCCCGATCGGCCGCGCCGGGAAGGGCTCTTTGGTCGGGATGCGCCCCGACGACCTCGCCGTGCAGATGGTGCGCGCGGCGCTGGACAAGGTGCCCCAGCTGGACCCGGCCGACATCGACGACCTGATGCTCGGCTGCGGGCTCCCCGGCGGCGAGTCCGGCTTCAACATGGGCCGCGCGGTGGCCGTCGAGCTCGGCTACGACCACCTGCCCGGCTGCACGATCACCCGGTACTGCTCCTCCAGCTTGCAGACCACCCGGATGGCGCTGCACGCGATCAAGGCGGGCGAGGGCGACGTCTTCATCTCCGCGGGCGTCGAGGCCGTGTCGCGGTTCGCCAAGGGCAGCTCCGACTCCTGGCCGGACACGCACAACCCGCTGTTCGCCGACGCCGAGGCGCGCACCAAGGCGACCGCCGAGTCCGGCGCGGACAGCTGGCAGGACCCGCGCGAGAACGGGCAGCTGCCGGACGTCTACATCGCGATGGGCCAGACCGCGGAGAACCTCGCGCGGCTCAAGGGCATCACCCGCGAGGAGATGGACGAGTTCGGCGTCCGGTCGCAGAACCTCGCCGAGAAGGCCATCGCGGACGGCTTCTGGGCCAAGGACATCACGCCGGTCACGCTGCCCGACGGCACGGTCGTGTCGAAGGACGACGGGCCGCGCGCGGGTGTCACGATCGAGGGCGTGTCCGGGCTGAAGCCGGTCTTCCGCCCCGACGGCCGGATCACCGCCGGCAACTGCTGCCCGCTCAACGACGGCGCGGCGGCGGTCGTGATCATGTCCGACACGAAGGCGCGCGAGCTGGGCCTGACGCCGCTGGCGCGCGTCGTGTCCACCGGCGTCACCGGGCTGTCGCCGGAGATCATGGGCTACGGCCCGGTCGAGGCGTCGAAGCAGGCGCTGTCCCGCGCCGGACTGTCCATTTCGGACATCGACCTCGTCGAGATCAACGAGGCGTTCGCCGCGCAGGTCATCCCGTCCTACCGCGACCTGGGCATCGACCTCGACCGGCTGAACGTCAACGGCGGCGCGATCGCGGTCGGCCACCCGTTCGGCATGACCGGCGCGCGGATCACCTCGACGCTGATCAACTCCCTGCAGCACCACGACAAGCAGTTCGGCCTCGAGACGATGTGCGTCGGCGGCGGCCAGGGCATGGCGATGGTTCTGGAGCGGCTTTCCTGA
- a CDS encoding cytochrome P450 — protein MVTDQDDTLAEDELVMLVATVLTGGFLSTVNELTLVFLCLLRHPRQTALVREHPELLPGAVDELLRYNAPTAGGGLLRIATEDVQLGGVTISAGDAVLPAISSANRDSGVFADADRFDVTRADNRHLTYGRGPHFCLGAGLASLELEIAIAGVLRRFPALRLAVRPAELGVRSGHLMRGLTRLPVRW, from the coding sequence TTGGTCACCGACCAGGACGACACCCTCGCCGAGGACGAGCTGGTCATGCTCGTGGCGACCGTATTGACCGGTGGTTTTCTCAGCACTGTCAACGAGTTGACGCTGGTGTTCCTGTGCCTGCTCCGGCATCCGCGGCAGACGGCGCTGGTGCGCGAGCACCCGGAACTCTTGCCGGGCGCGGTGGACGAGCTGCTCCGCTACAACGCGCCCACCGCGGGAGGCGGGCTTCTGCGGATCGCCACCGAAGACGTCCAGCTGGGCGGGGTGACCATCTCGGCGGGCGACGCGGTGCTCCCGGCGATTTCCTCCGCCAACCGGGATTCCGGCGTCTTCGCCGACGCCGACCGGTTCGACGTGACTCGTGCCGACAACCGGCACCTCACCTACGGCCGCGGCCCGCATTTCTGTCTCGGCGCGGGACTGGCCAGCCTGGAGCTGGAGATCGCGATCGCCGGGGTGCTACGGCGTTTTCCCGCGCTTCGGCTGGCCGTCCGTCCCGCCGAGCTGGGCGTCCGTTCCGGGCACCTCATGCGCGGGCTTACCCGGTTGCCGGTCCGCTGGTGA
- a CDS encoding response regulator codes for MIRILLADDQNLIRAGLRALLDSEPDIEVVGEATDGNSAVAQTAALLPDLVLMDIRMPVLDGIEATRRIAEDPVLAYVHVVILTTFELDEYIFRGLRAGASGFLVKDTDPAELLQAVRVVAAGESLLSPSVTRRLIAEYVDRSAEQQTETAPALGLLTEREREVVTLVAKGLSNTEIGERMVISPATAKTHVSRSMSKVGARDRAQLVVFAFESGLVRPGWKSVSPADRQPGKPAHEVPGTDAQLGGTDGQPKRGKTP; via the coding sequence GTGATCCGGATACTGCTGGCCGACGACCAGAACCTGATCCGGGCCGGACTGCGCGCGCTGCTGGATTCAGAGCCGGACATCGAGGTGGTCGGCGAGGCGACGGACGGCAACAGCGCTGTCGCGCAGACGGCTGCGCTGCTGCCGGACCTGGTGCTGATGGACATCCGGATGCCCGTGCTGGACGGCATCGAGGCCACCCGGCGGATCGCGGAAGATCCCGTCCTCGCCTACGTGCACGTGGTCATCCTCACCACGTTCGAGCTCGACGAGTACATCTTCCGAGGTCTGCGCGCCGGGGCAAGCGGCTTCCTGGTCAAGGACACCGATCCGGCCGAACTTCTGCAGGCCGTGCGAGTGGTCGCGGCGGGCGAGTCCTTGCTCTCGCCGAGCGTGACCCGCAGGCTGATCGCCGAGTACGTCGACCGCAGCGCGGAACAGCAGACCGAAACCGCGCCGGCGCTGGGACTGCTGACCGAACGGGAGCGGGAAGTGGTCACGCTGGTGGCCAAAGGCCTGTCCAACACCGAGATCGGCGAGCGCATGGTGATCAGCCCCGCCACTGCCAAGACCCACGTCAGCCGGTCCATGTCCAAAGTGGGCGCGCGAGACCGGGCACAGCTGGTGGTCTTCGCCTTCGAGTCCGGGCTCGTGCGGCCGGGCTGGAAATCCGTCTCACCAGCGGACCGGCAACCGGGTAAGCCCGCGCATGAGGTGCCCGGAACGGACGCCCAGCTCGGCGGGACGGACGGCCAGCCGAAGCGCGGGAAAACGCCGTAG
- a CDS encoding sensor histidine kinase: MRWSVNRLPGWARNEAWVPLAVVATTVIGTVIIAADSPPGRLPAGVGYLLLIAGSMLLVFRQRAPVLTVAVVLACSLAYQALNYPGGASTIPPAIALYNAVSTGRRITAVIGSVVYLAGTFALGDLWDRAPSTQGTVWFVAWLVVIVVIGEVARNRREHFAAVRARAEEAERVREEAERTREEEARRRVNEERLRIARELHDVLAHSISMINLQAGVAAHLLDRNPEQARTALVAIKQASKEVLIELRDTLGMLRQVDEEEYPLAPAPGLARLDELVERANATGLDVKVTLCGDEKELPPNTDLAVYRIVQESLTNVIRHARAERAQVLLSFSERDLVVEIKDNGSGSGPASPGLGNGLLGMRERARAAGGELTAGPGAEGGFLVHARLPVRSAL, encoded by the coding sequence ATGCGCTGGAGCGTGAACCGGCTGCCCGGGTGGGCCCGGAACGAGGCTTGGGTACCGCTGGCGGTGGTCGCGACGACCGTCATCGGCACCGTCATCATCGCCGCGGACTCCCCGCCCGGCAGGCTGCCCGCCGGGGTGGGCTACCTGTTGCTCATCGCGGGCTCCATGCTGCTGGTGTTCCGGCAGCGGGCACCGGTTCTCACCGTCGCCGTCGTGCTGGCCTGTTCCCTCGCTTACCAGGCGCTGAACTATCCCGGCGGAGCTTCGACCATCCCGCCGGCGATCGCGCTGTACAACGCGGTCAGCACCGGCCGCCGGATCACCGCGGTGATCGGCTCCGTGGTCTACCTCGCCGGCACCTTCGCCCTCGGCGACCTGTGGGACCGGGCGCCCAGCACGCAGGGCACAGTCTGGTTCGTCGCATGGCTGGTCGTCATCGTGGTGATCGGCGAGGTGGCCCGCAACCGGCGGGAGCACTTCGCGGCGGTGCGAGCGCGCGCCGAGGAAGCCGAACGGGTGCGAGAAGAGGCGGAGCGCACCAGGGAAGAAGAGGCGCGGCGCCGGGTCAACGAAGAACGGCTCCGCATCGCCAGGGAACTCCACGACGTGCTGGCCCACAGCATCTCGATGATCAACCTCCAGGCCGGGGTCGCGGCGCATCTGCTCGACCGCAATCCGGAACAGGCCAGAACCGCGCTGGTCGCCATCAAGCAGGCGAGCAAGGAGGTGCTGATCGAGTTGCGCGACACGCTGGGAATGCTTCGCCAGGTGGACGAAGAAGAGTATCCGTTGGCCCCCGCGCCCGGTCTGGCCCGCCTCGACGAACTGGTCGAGCGAGCGAACGCGACCGGTCTCGACGTGAAAGTCACCCTGTGCGGGGACGAAAAAGAACTGCCGCCCAACACCGACCTCGCGGTGTACCGGATTGTCCAGGAGTCGTTGACCAACGTGATCCGGCATGCGCGCGCCGAACGAGCACAGGTGCTGCTGAGCTTCAGCGAACGAGATCTCGTCGTGGAGATCAAGGACAACGGGAGCGGCTCCGGCCCTGCCTCGCCCGGCCTCGGCAACGGTCTTCTCGGGATGCGGGAGCGAGCCCGGGCGGCAGGCGGCGAGCTCACCGCGGGACCAGGAGCCGAAGGCGGCTTCCTCGTGCACGCCCGGCTGCCGGTCCGGAGTGCGCTGTGA
- a CDS encoding cytochrome ubiquinol oxidase subunit I: protein MVNASFVLALTLSVFLVLLFRNWVVRIRVPLYLLVALIPVPFLLVIGGWLVREIGRQPWAVYGVVTTEKAVSEVSGSTVFISFVAFTAVLLVLAAIDYWLIARQVRRGPDDTVFGASLESAQETEPPVLSL from the coding sequence ATGGTGAACGCGTCGTTCGTGCTGGCGCTGACCCTGTCGGTCTTTCTGGTGCTGCTGTTCCGCAATTGGGTGGTGCGCATCCGGGTGCCGCTGTACCTGCTGGTCGCGCTGATTCCGGTGCCGTTCCTGCTGGTGATCGGCGGTTGGCTGGTCCGGGAGATCGGCAGGCAGCCGTGGGCTGTGTACGGGGTGGTCACTACGGAGAAGGCCGTCTCCGAGGTGAGCGGCAGCACGGTGTTCATCTCCTTCGTGGCGTTCACCGCCGTGCTGCTGGTGCTCGCGGCGATCGACTACTGGCTGATCGCCCGCCAGGTGCGGCGGGGACCGGACGACACCGTATTCGGCGCGAGCCTTGAATCCGCGCAGGAAACCGAGCCGCCAGTACTGAGCTTGTAG
- a CDS encoding cytochrome d ubiquinol oxidase subunit II, with protein MDLVWFALLGLFFAGYFALDGFDIGAGMLLRRAGRTELERRSVFAAVGPFFLGNEVWLVATGGVLFGAFPALDGSVLNGLYPLITAGLLLWLVRDACVWFRSRIGTPRWRGWWDTALVLSSTAFAVFWGLLVGALLSGLPEHGVVNAARMIGFYPLLWAVVVTVLFAVHGAAFLMVRAPVVVAERAKAVARKLRWVAAALLVLAVLVGVLSGAVPSAANRVLPVVLLTVAAAGGLLLTGRRPWATFAATAFAAATPVLLVGIRSAPEILNAAADYGTLKVLGGFAAVTVPLILLVQGWLWWMHRSPVDRKSPTFF; from the coding sequence GTGGATCTCGTGTGGTTCGCCCTGCTGGGGCTCTTTTTCGCCGGCTACTTCGCGTTGGACGGTTTCGACATCGGAGCAGGCATGCTGCTTCGCCGGGCCGGCCGGACTGAACTCGAGCGGCGGTCGGTGTTCGCTGCCGTCGGGCCCTTTTTCCTCGGGAACGAGGTCTGGCTGGTGGCCACCGGCGGCGTGCTTTTCGGCGCGTTCCCGGCGCTGGACGGAAGTGTCCTCAATGGACTTTATCCGCTGATCACGGCGGGATTGCTGCTTTGGCTGGTGCGCGACGCCTGCGTGTGGTTCCGCAGCCGGATCGGGACGCCGAGATGGCGGGGTTGGTGGGATACCGCGCTGGTGCTGTCCAGCACGGCCTTCGCTGTGTTCTGGGGGCTGCTGGTCGGTGCGTTGCTCAGCGGCCTTCCCGAGCACGGCGTCGTGAACGCGGCGCGCATGATCGGGTTTTATCCGCTGCTCTGGGCGGTGGTCGTGACCGTGTTGTTCGCGGTGCACGGGGCGGCGTTCCTCATGGTCCGCGCGCCCGTCGTGGTCGCTGAACGAGCCAAAGCCGTCGCCAGGAAGCTTCGCTGGGTCGCCGCAGCCCTGCTGGTGCTCGCGGTGCTCGTCGGTGTCTTGTCCGGCGCGGTGCCGTCAGCGGCGAATCGCGTGCTGCCAGTCGTGCTGCTCACGGTGGCGGCTGCCGGAGGGCTTCTGCTGACTGGCCGTCGGCCGTGGGCCACGTTCGCCGCCACGGCTTTTGCCGCGGCGACGCCGGTGTTGCTCGTCGGGATCCGATCGGCTCCGGAGATCCTGAATGCCGCGGCCGACTACGGCACGCTGAAGGTGCTCGGCGGATTCGCCGCGGTGACGGTGCCGCTGATCCTGCTCGTGCAGGGGTGGCTGTGGTGGATGCATCGTTCGCCGGTCGATCGGAAAAGCCCGACGTTCTTCTGA
- a CDS encoding asparagine synthetase B: protein MAGIAGWVDFDRDLTRDRRIVMSQLGAVALRGPDEEGLWADTHAVLGHRRRAVLDPGGSRQPMAAVEDGQPAAVVSFDGEIANFAELREELSSRGHRFRHRGDTEVLLLAYLEWGDQCPRHLDGMFAFAVWDVRRQHLLLVRDRLGAKPLFYYLTANGVVFGSEPKAVMAHPLVDAVVDAVVDADGLRELLAFTSTPGHGVFRGLQRVRPGATVTVDRSGCAERAYWTLEAAPHTDDERKTVQTVRETAFSFFPSENFRPGSGCLTRRKTFTPKDRRRPEPPSLRGTIPA, encoded by the coding sequence ATGGCCGGTATCGCGGGATGGGTGGACTTCGACCGGGATCTCACCAGGGATCGCCGGATCGTGATGTCCCAACTCGGCGCCGTTGCTTTGCGCGGGCCGGACGAGGAGGGCCTGTGGGCCGACACACACGCCGTGCTCGGGCATCGCCGGCGGGCTGTGCTGGACCCGGGCGGGAGCCGCCAGCCGATGGCCGCGGTCGAGGACGGTCAGCCCGCGGCCGTGGTGAGCTTCGACGGCGAGATTGCCAACTTCGCTGAGCTGCGAGAAGAACTCAGCAGCCGGGGGCACCGGTTCCGGCACCGCGGCGACACCGAAGTGCTGCTGCTGGCTTACCTGGAATGGGGCGACCAGTGCCCGCGTCATCTCGACGGAATGTTCGCGTTCGCGGTGTGGGACGTACGCAGGCAGCACCTTCTGCTGGTGCGGGACCGGCTCGGAGCCAAGCCCCTGTTCTACTACCTGACGGCGAACGGCGTGGTGTTCGGTTCGGAACCCAAGGCCGTCATGGCACATCCGCTCGTCGACGCGGTCGTCGACGCGGTCGTCGACGCGGACGGGCTCCGGGAGTTGCTGGCCTTCACCAGCACCCCCGGGCACGGAGTCTTCCGCGGCCTCCAGCGGGTCCGTCCCGGCGCGACAGTGACCGTGGACCGTTCGGGATGTGCCGAGCGCGCCTATTGGACGCTGGAAGCCGCGCCGCACACTGACGACGAGCGAAAAACTGTCCAGACCGTGCGCGAAACGGCCTTTTCATTCTTCCCGAGCGAGAACTTCAGGCCGGGCTCCGGCTGTCTGACGAGAAGGAAAACCTTCACGCCGAAAGACCGAAGGCGACCTGAACCGCCCAGTCTCCGTGGGACGATTCCTGCGTGA
- a CDS encoding pentapeptide repeat-containing protein, translating to MTERNRVLSTRTIAWWGTGIVLLAAVAAALLLWLLGGGTPADSSRLDALRTASSIVVGTGGAAALLLAARRQRSAELDLEQKDHDATQRRITDMYGKAADQLGSDKAPVRLAGLYALERLAQDYADQRQTIVNVVCAYLRMPLDGTLEEVQVRKAAQRILMLHLRPGSGEEPTGSYWPDIDLDFSGARLVELTLTYCRIRSIVCHETTFTEESTFCHTEFRTKADFTEATFEKRADFRGVVIGGERDAFRGAKFHQHAEFAEDAQVRLAGALAKPGYRRGWPAGWAEEPGNDGWLRLVPR from the coding sequence GTGACAGAGCGCAACCGGGTGTTGTCCACGCGCACGATCGCGTGGTGGGGGACCGGCATCGTGCTGCTCGCGGCGGTCGCGGCGGCGTTGCTGCTGTGGCTGCTCGGCGGCGGCACCCCGGCGGATTCGTCGCGGCTCGACGCGTTGCGCACGGCCTCGAGCATCGTCGTCGGGACCGGCGGTGCGGCCGCGCTCCTGCTCGCGGCGCGGCGGCAGCGGTCCGCGGAACTGGATCTGGAACAGAAGGACCACGACGCCACCCAGCGCCGGATCACCGACATGTACGGCAAGGCCGCCGACCAGCTCGGCAGCGACAAGGCCCCGGTCCGGCTGGCCGGGCTGTACGCGCTCGAACGACTGGCCCAGGACTACGCGGACCAGCGGCAGACCATCGTCAACGTCGTCTGCGCGTACCTGCGGATGCCGTTGGACGGCACCCTCGAAGAGGTCCAGGTGCGCAAGGCCGCGCAGCGGATCCTGATGCTGCACCTGCGCCCCGGCAGCGGCGAGGAGCCGACCGGGTCCTACTGGCCGGACATCGACCTCGACTTCTCCGGTGCGCGGCTCGTCGAGCTGACCCTCACCTACTGCCGGATCCGTTCCATCGTCTGCCACGAAACCACGTTCACCGAAGAATCAACCTTTTGTCACACCGAATTCCGCACCAAAGCGGATTTCACCGAAGCGACCTTCGAGAAACGCGCGGACTTCCGCGGCGTAGTCATCGGCGGCGAACGCGACGCATTCCGCGGCGCGAAGTTTCACCAGCACGCGGAATTCGCCGAGGACGCGCAAGTCCGGCTGGCCGGAGCCCTCGCGAAGCCCGGATACCGCCGCGGCTGGCCCGCCGGATGGGCGGAGGAACCCGGCAACGACGGCTGGCTCCGCCTGGTCCCGCGCTAG
- a CDS encoding cystathionine beta-synthase yields MEYAEHIVDLVGNTPLVKLNSLAKGLKPLVLAKVEYVNPGGSVKDRIALRMIEAAEASGELRPGGTIVEPTSGNTGVGLAMVAQRKGYQCVFVCPDKVSEDKRNVLRAYGARVVVCPTAVAPEHPDSYYNVSDRLVREIEGAWKPNQYANPENPASHYHSTGPEIWKQTDGKITHFVAGVGTGGTISGTGKFLKEVSDGRVQVVGADPEGSVYSGGSGRPYLVEGVGEDFWPETYDRNVADQIIPISDAHSFETTRRLATEEGLLVGGSCGMAVAAALKLAEGLTEDDVVVVLLPDGGRGYLTKVFNDAWMSSYGFLPPDSSGATVGDVLTRKSGALPSLVHSHPNETVAEAVAILSEFGVSQMPVVSAEPPVMAAEVVGAVNERDLLDALFTGKAQLADRLETHMSPPLPTIGAGEQVSAAMKALEGADGALVLIDGKPAGVVTRHDLLAFLAGR; encoded by the coding sequence GTGGAGTACGCAGAACACATCGTGGACCTCGTCGGCAACACCCCGCTGGTCAAGCTGAACTCGCTGGCCAAGGGGCTCAAGCCGCTCGTGCTCGCCAAGGTCGAGTACGTCAACCCGGGCGGCAGCGTGAAGGACCGGATCGCGCTGCGGATGATCGAGGCCGCCGAGGCCTCCGGAGAGCTGCGGCCCGGCGGCACGATCGTGGAGCCCACCTCGGGCAACACCGGGGTCGGGCTCGCCATGGTCGCCCAGCGCAAGGGCTACCAGTGCGTGTTCGTCTGCCCGGACAAGGTGAGCGAGGACAAGCGCAACGTGCTGCGCGCGTACGGCGCCCGCGTCGTCGTGTGCCCCACCGCGGTCGCGCCCGAGCACCCCGACTCGTACTACAACGTGTCCGACCGGCTCGTGCGCGAGATCGAGGGCGCGTGGAAGCCCAACCAGTACGCCAACCCGGAGAACCCGGCCAGCCACTACCACTCCACCGGCCCGGAGATCTGGAAGCAGACCGACGGCAAGATCACGCACTTCGTCGCGGGCGTCGGCACCGGCGGCACGATCTCCGGCACCGGCAAGTTCCTGAAGGAGGTCAGCGACGGCCGCGTCCAGGTCGTCGGGGCTGATCCCGAGGGCTCGGTGTACTCCGGCGGCAGCGGGCGGCCGTACCTGGTCGAGGGCGTCGGCGAGGACTTCTGGCCGGAAACCTACGACCGGAACGTCGCCGACCAGATCATCCCGATCAGCGACGCGCACTCGTTCGAGACCACGCGCCGGCTCGCGACCGAGGAAGGCCTGCTGGTCGGCGGTTCGTGCGGGATGGCCGTGGCCGCCGCGCTGAAGCTGGCCGAGGGACTGACCGAGGACGACGTCGTGGTCGTGCTGCTGCCCGACGGCGGCCGCGGCTACCTCACCAAGGTCTTCAACGACGCCTGGATGTCGTCCTACGGCTTCCTTCCGCCGGACTCCTCCGGCGCGACCGTCGGCGACGTGCTCACCCGCAAGTCCGGCGCGCTGCCCAGCCTCGTGCACTCGCACCCGAACGAGACGGTCGCCGAGGCGGTGGCCATCCTGTCGGAATTCGGCGTGAGCCAGATGCCCGTGGTCAGCGCCGAACCGCCGGTCATGGCGGCCGAGGTGGTCGGCGCGGTCAACGAGCGCGACCTGCTCGACGCGCTGTTCACCGGCAAGGCCCAGCTCGCCGACCGGCTGGAGACGCACATGTCGCCGCCGCTGCCGACGATCGGGGCCGGCGAGCAGGTGAGCGCCGCGATGAAGGCGCTCGAAGGGGCCGACGGCGCGCTGGTGCTGATCGACGGCAAGCCGGCGGGCGTCGTCACCAGGCACGATTTGCTCGCGTTCCTCGCGGGCCGATAG